In the Gossypium arboreum isolate Shixiya-1 chromosome 10, ASM2569848v2, whole genome shotgun sequence genome, one interval contains:
- the LOC108487341 gene encoding probable ribosome biogenesis protein RLP24, with protein sequence MRLEKCWFCSSTVYPGHGIQFVRNDAKIFRFCRSKCHKNFKMKRNPRKVKWTKAYRRLHGKDMTQDSTFEFERKRNRPERYDRNLAENTLKAIKKIDKIRSDRASDHIKNRLKTGKVQRQKEARKQLEQGIHLVKAPLALAQDSSLRLPKIKVNVSQAQTEENQPMEE encoded by the exons ATGAGATTAGAGAAGTGCTGGTTTTGTTCCTCCACTGTATATCCGGGGCATGGTATTCAATTTGTTCGCAACGACGCCAAG ATTTTCCGTTTCTGTAGATCGAAATGCCACAAGAACTTCAAGATGAAGAGGAATCCCCGTAAAGTAAAATGGACCAAGGCCTATAGGCGTTTGCATGGAAAGGACATGACACAG GATTCAACATTTGAGTTTGAGAGAAAACGTAATAGGCCGGAGAGATATGATAGAAACCTTGCAGAGAATACTCTGAAGGCTATTAAAAAGATTGATAAAATCAGATCAGACAGGGCATCTGACCACATCAAAAACAG GCTTAAGACAGGCAAAGTCCAGAGGCAGAAAGAAGCAAGGAAGCAATTGGAGCAGGGCATTCACTTGGTCAAAGCTCCGCTCGCACTTGCACAAGATTCATCACTTCGTCTTCCAAAAATCAAAGTCAATGTATCCCAAGCACAGACAGAAGAGAATCAGCCCATGGAAGAGTGA